The following are encoded together in the Triticum dicoccoides isolate Atlit2015 ecotype Zavitan chromosome 6B, WEW_v2.0, whole genome shotgun sequence genome:
- the LOC119322948 gene encoding disease resistance protein RPM1-like, whose product MAEAVVFYVLEKIGDALAEEGLNLLRSQLGRETSVLPEIKDSMTHLKSQFNITKAFLAEQQNYSSQGAAYDAWLDEVKNVAHKTEDVIDEFTYLTGQTSRKGSKLMGLFRRSTNLDEWHEIARQLKQIEVTLQKLMSTRELYGISVGEHKGDNSLGQESYQELWSDSTYFDTEEDIFGNKEEKAKLNHLLMHGPETRNIIAICGMGGIGKTTLARGIYKNKEIENAFNCRAWITMSQKYKVEDLLRGILRQVREKNVNIHDQIDTMDRVNLVQTLRSYLQDKKYLVMLDDMWSRDAWALLNHALPENNIGSRIVITTRIEGVASIVNNDCRIEPKRLPWKDAWDLFCHKAFQRIDGKRCPEFLNHLVEKIIQKCDGLPLAIVVIGSLLNYTNADEKEWNMFYSQLSWHIDKNPELNHLKNILSLSFNSLPGNLKNCFMYCCLFPEDYLIRRKRIIRLWIAEGFVEERGAGTTLEEVAEEYLQELVHRSLLQVVERNQSGRAKGFQMHDIVREITIARCRSERFSLVAEDPRQTKLGVEARRVSVLKGAEAVESAAGARQLRSFLLFDEKVNDAWFQKAFANFRLLTVLSLEGANIEKLPDIVTDLFNLNYLDLKGSKVKEIPKSIGKLRKLQLLNIEGTNVMELPGEIRMLTKLRLLRAGCAVAGEGFIVFRAVRLLSQIYHLNDLQVLGDIVASEGLVDNLGKLTQLRSFGIFVEKIKYLKNICTSIRRMPNLVRFGIVSCIEELVLDLDNFGHVPSLEWLRLRGKLHGGVALPMLFSFTKLTLLSLEWSRLQVDPLPSISHMSNLGQLSLQRAYDGQLLTFRAGWFPKLKELHLIHMEHLNFIEMEAGTMQNLDYVQLIDLRSMITVSHGFQHLTSVQKLVLADMPEEFIESARGEDWVYIQHIPSVVNIKIEK is encoded by the coding sequence ATGGCGGAAGCCGTGGTTTTTTATGTTCTTGAGAAAATTGGGGATGCTTTGGCGGAAGAAGGACTAAACTTGTTGAGGTCACAGTTAGGGAGAGAAACGTCAGTTTTACCTGAAATCAAGGACAGCATGACACATCTTAAAAGTCAATTTAATATCACGAAAGCTTTCCTCGCTGAGCAACAAAATTATTCGTCACAAGGTGCAGCGTATGATGCTTGGCTTGATGAAGTAAAGAATGTTGCACACAAAACTGAAGATGTCATTGATGAGTTTACCTATCTGACTGGGCAAACATCCAGAAAAGGCAGCAAGTTAATGGGCCTCTTCCGTCGTTCCACAAACCTTGACGAATGGCATGAAATTGCCAGGCAACTTAAACAGATTGAGGTCACTCTCCAGAAGCTGATGAGCACAAGAGAACTTTATGGCATTTCAGTAGGTGAACACAAGGGAGACAACAGTCTAGGACAGGAGAGTTACCAGGAACTTTGGTCGGACTCCACATATTTTGATACCGAAGAGGATATTTTTGGGAataaagaagagaaggcaaaacttAATCATTTGTTGATGCATGGTCCAGAAACTCGAAATATAATCGCCATCTGTGGTATGGGTGGGATAGGGAAAACAACTCTGGCTCGTGGCATATACAAAAATAAAGAAATTGAAAATGCCTTTAATTGCCGTGCATGGATTACAATGTCCCAGAAGTATAAGGTTGAAGATTTGTTGAGAGGAATACTCAGACAGGTCAGGGAGAAGAATGTGAACATCCATGATCAGATTGACACAATGGACAGAGTAAATTTGGTACAAACACTAAGAAGTTACCTGCAGGACAAAAAATACTTGGTTATGTTGGATGACATGTGGAGTCGAGATGCTTGGGCACTATTGAACCATGCACTTCCTGAAAACAATATAGGAAGCAGAATTGTCATCACAACTAGAATTGAAGGTGTTGCATCGATAGTAAACAATGATTGTCGTATTGAGCCAAAACGCCTGCCATGGAAAGATGCATGGGATCTCTTCTGCCACAAAGCATTTCAGAGGATCGATGGGAAAAGATGTCCAGAATTCCTGAATCACTTGGTTGAGAAAATTATTCAAAAATGTGACGGATTACCCCTTGCTATTGTTGTTATTGGAAGCCTCCTGAACTACACTAACGCAGATGAGAAGGAGTGGAATATGTTCTATAGTCAGCTTAGTTGGCATATCGATAAGAACCCAGAGCTGAACCATCTGAAAAATATTCTCAGTCTCAGCTTTAATTCCTTACCAGGAAATCTAAAAAACTGCTTCATGTATTGTTGTTTGTTCCCTGAAGATTATCTTATTAGAAGGAAACGGATTATTCGGCTATGGATAGCTGAAGGGTTTGTTGAGGAAAGGGGTGCCGGTACTACTTTGGAGGAAGTGGCTGAGGAATACCTTCAAGAGCTTGTTCATCGTTCACTTCTTCAAGTTGTAGAGAGGAACCAGAGTGGTAGAGCAAAAGGATTCCAGATGCATGATATTGTAAGAGAGATAACTATAGCAAGGTGCAGAAGTGAGAGATTCTCTCTTGTTGCAGAAGATCCCCGACAGACAAAACTTGGGGTTGAAGCTCGTCGAGTTTCTGTACTGAAGGGTGCGGAAGCTGTGGAATCTGCTGCAGGTGCAAGACAGCTCCGGTCTTTTCTTTTGTTTGATGAGAAAGTGAACGATGCATGGTTTCAGAAAGCTTTTGCAAATTTCAGATTGCTCACGGTGTTGTCATTGGAAGGGGCAAACATTGAGAAGCTCCCCGATATCGTAACTGATCTCTTCAATTTGAACTATCTTGATCTAAAGGGCTCTAAAGTTAAAGAGATACCCAAGTCAATCGGTAAGCTAAGAAAGCTGCAGTTATTGAATATTGAAGGTACGAATGTAATGGAATTGCCAGGTGAAATAAGGATGCTGACCAAGCTCCGCTTGCTAAGAGCTGGTTGTGCCGTTGCTGGTGAAGGGTTTATCGTCTTTCGAGCAGTCAGATTACTCTCCCAAATTTATCATCTAAATGATTTACAGGTACTGGGAGACATAGTAGCAAGTGAAGGTTTAGTTGATAATCTCGGAAAGTTGACACAACTGCGTAGTTTTGGGATATTTGTTGAGAAAATAAAATATCTGAAGAACATATGCACTTCCATCAGAAGAATGCCAAACCTTGTTAGGTTCGGTATTGTCTCATGCATCGAGGAGCTTGTACTTGACCTCGACAACTTTGGTCATGTTCCAAGTCTGGAATGGCTGCGCTTACGCGGGAAGTTGCATGGAGGGGTTGCACTACCTATGCTCTTCAGTTTCACTAAATTGACATTATTGAGTTTGGAGTGGTCCAGGCTGCAGGTGGATCCTCTTCCTTCCATCTCACACATGTCAAACCTAGGCCAACTTTCACTTCAGAGGGCCTATGACGGGCAACTGCTGACCTTCCGAGCAGGATGGTTCCCCAAGCTCAAGGAATTGCACCTGATTCACATGGAGCATCTCAACTTTATTGAAATGGAGGCTGGCACCATGCAAAACCTGGATTATGTACAGCTTATTGATTTGAGAAGCATGATCACTGTTTCACACGGGTTCCAACATTTGACTTCTGTACAAAAGTTGGTCCTTGCGGACATGCCAGAAGAATTCATTGAAAGTGCAAGAGGAGAGGACTGGGTCTACATTCAGCACATTCCTAGCGTAGTGAATATCAAGATTGAAAAATAG